Proteins encoded together in one Branchiostoma floridae strain S238N-H82 chromosome 18, Bfl_VNyyK, whole genome shotgun sequence window:
- the LOC118405828 gene encoding protein transport protein Sec61 subunit beta-like — translation MPAPSSQTNVGSRAPASKAVTPRAGGGSQLRQRKTPSSASRGQARATGNTAGMWRFYTEDSPGLKVGPVPVLVMSLLFIASVFMLHIWGKYTRG, via the exons ATG CCTGCACCATCAAGTCAGACCAATGTTGGGTCCCGTGCCCCGGCCAGCAAGGCCGtcacacctcgggccgggggaGGCAGTCAGCTCAGACAAAG GAAAACCCCATCCTCAGCCTCCAGAGGCCAGGCCCGTGCTACAGGGAACACTGCTGGGATGTGGCGATTCTACACAGAAGACTCTCCTGGGCTTAAAGT tggCCCTGTCCCCGTTCTCGTGATGAGCCTGCTGTTCATCGCCTCAGTCTTCATGCTTCACATCTGGGGGAAGTACACAAGAGGATAG